TAACGATTTTCTTTGAACTTTTGTATCATGCTCATGCCCATCAAGTCATTAATATGGATAAGTTTTTCTTTCGGAACAGACACATGGCTTTTGTTAAAAGCTTATTCAATTTAAGCCATGGTTTCTTCAAGTTGTAAAGTTTCAGGTCTATTTCCAGGACTTCTTCGGGTTTTAAGAAACCctagtttcttaaaaaaaattgacatataGGAGATATACATAGCTTTTAAATGCactaaatttaatcaaaatgtcCATGTTTTAANNNNNNNNNNNNNNNNNNNNNNNNNNNNNNNNNNNNNNNNNNNNNNNNNNNNNNNNNNNNNNNNNNNNNNNNNNNNNNNNNNNNNNNNNNNNNNNNNNNNNNNNNNNNNNNNNNNNNNNNNNNNNNNNNNNNNNNNNNNNNNNNNNNNNNNNNNNNNNNNNNNNNNNNNNNNNNNNNNNNNNNNNNNNNNNNNNNNNNNNNNNNNNNNNNNNNNNNNNNNNNNNNNNNNNNNNNNNNNNNNNNNNNNNNNNNNNNNNNNNNNNNNNNNNNNNNNNNNNNNNNNNNNNNNNNNNNNNNNNNNNNNNNNNNNNNNNNNNNNNNNNNNNNNNNNNNNNNNNNNNNNNNNNNNNNNNNNNNNNNNNNNNNNNNNNNNNNNNNNNNNNNNNNNNNNNNNNNNNNNNNNNNNNNNNNNNNNNNNNNNNNNNNNNNNNNNNNNNNNNNNNNNNNNNNNNNNNNNNNNNNNNNNNNNNNNNNNNNNNNNNNNNNNNNNNNNNNNNNNNtggtgttttttttcagtcGGGTATTCGATATATGGTagaaaatattgattaaaacaTTACCCCGACTACCTccttgtatgggaaatttcaaacttgtgaaATATTAGGCGCTGGTGGCGAAAATTGATCcagggcctagtacaagatctcctGCCGAATTTGTGCCAGATCGGATCCAGGGAAGATTTTCCAggggattttgaaacattttgttcggaaagAACTTGAAACCCAGTTTTTCATCGTTATCATTGATCAAAtcccgatttcttttgaatacggtttttcttaaacttaacgtaacaaatatttcatcccaagactgcatttcgattagagttaagataaaaaaagttactaagcttcaataaggccggaacaaatttcaaattcctattttgtcactcggagttggaacattgcggggggggggggataataaaaaataatgcaaaaaacaaataaattggaataaattgcaagaatgtttgtatgcaacaaaattgcatactatatcattgcataaaacccaagtattttttttatcgaaaaattaaatcaaatcggGCACACAAAAGGtttaataaagcttagttcttttagaaatgggacactttcttttgctaatagctcgttcaCTAGTAACTattaacattcaaaattatcaCATTGGTTATAATGACATTGATAGTTGACAAAACTTTcgattattcgaagaattactgtatgtgagtggtggaaaagtatgcaaatactgtcaaaaatgtccacaaagttcaaatcaagcattggagtgaagcatatgatcggcaactccggctaagggtcatcaaggaatcaagtctcataccagcttttctaattttcaaaaagcgaaaaactaacgatcgctgaaatttccaaaaaaaaattttcctccGATAAGCTAAAAGTGCTTCCTGGTAATGAGTCATCCAAACCACATctcaaacactaaatttttgctagttccggagctcgtaagctgtatagccggttccgaggctatgggacaaatgatttctgatgaacgacaaaacttatgaaatacccttttttgaacaaattccagcgtttgaatcctctaccatgtctgctcgtggcaaggtttcgagtatattaaagtatgtatttgctggttattttgtataaaatattctgatttgacaaaattctagTCCTGTGTAAAGAAATATTaatattcaaaacgaaaactatggttttagccgtttttaaaagcctgaaggagtaatcttttatgtacccttcgcaaactacgatctatactaaccgattatacttcaaGTTAATCTCATGATgtttttacttcgttattgccagtttttgccagcagaaattccactaAACACGCtaaaaaaagtggctcaaaaataatcaaatttgttaatttcgaaacatctgtatccactaaattgccctcagtttcttttgaaagagaagtattggtccgaaaagtagcggaaattgaagaaagaggatgtagccacctaaactacagattagacgaagtatcagtttgaaaaactgatcaatatcatgactgaaaaaagtgtgcgctagccgatgggaggtaccaagaataaagtagactttattcttacaaaaaaacgataaatatattttttcaaattttttcatgaataatcataagattattttcatttccttcaaagaaagtttttaaatcaaacgaaaggtttttgagatacacgcattcgtaactgtcccatttctataagaactaagctttaactCTCATATTCCACAacttgttttttggtcttgtaatctttagggtatttgattttttttttcgaattttacataaaatacttcaaattttatttatttcccccttcgggatttttgaaaatttcgctgggggagggagggttgataaaagaagaaattgatatttgttccagcctgaTAAGCTAACTTTTTGAAGGGtaattaacagtgatgaatatccgCCCTttaaaagttagcccatttctgaagcctaataatttttttatccctACTCGAATAGAAATGCAATCCTTGGATGAAATTTTAGCCATAATTTAGCCTTTTATACTTTTATGAAAAccatcccatacaaacttcaggcttgttgagcgaccccttcccgtggtccgacctggcccaaatttggcattaaatcttgtactaggcctaggatcagtTTCACAGCGCATAGCTTTtccaaaagtcgggtcatttgggtcACTCTAGTATGAATGTAATGTTAAACTTATGAAACGTTTGTTACCTTTTCGAAGAAGTTCTCTACGTTTAGCTGCTGGTACCTATTCACTAGAAGACTTTTCGTGCGCGGGGATAGAAACATTGAAGAATCAAGTGGCCGCGAATTGTCATTTTTCCACAACAAATTCGacacaaaaatttgatttacaaaaagatACTTGCTTAGCTAATTCGCTAACGACAATAGAAAAATGGCAatcgtcaaaaatgtttttcgattttattttttcctgagtttaaaaaacaaaataaatttactttCCAATACGTAGCCAGTCTGTATGATATTGAGTTATCGAAGACCTTGAACAGTAAATAAATGATCGATagtaaatttattcacctttaatatacaaaaaagatatttaaaatttaagttatgcagagatttatttatttattacaaatcaacggaacacatattggtccaaatgatgacttaaaattaatataaaaagagtACTAAATCTAATTACAGGGTTTagagatatttgaatataagtataagtacttttattaatttttccaaaattccgtATTTGGAGCATTACTGAAGAACtgtttagtgaaattttttaatttcatttttgggtTCTGTGcctgatttcacattaaaagttACCTTTAGcttacttagttcaaaaatgctgtaaactaatgaaattatgaaaagattataaattgcttttttttaaattatcaataagCCGTTTTTAATCTAATCAGTCTTCAGAGTTagatttttccaattatttgaTTCAGTGAAAACTTAGTagtgttttaagtttttttaatgttaaatgttttgaatgtAAGTTTTTCAGGTCTTTTTAGCCTTCCTcgtcttttaagtctttaaaCTCTAAATATCAAGGCTTTTTAGTCTTCAAGACTTTTGGGCGTTTTAAGTCATTTAAGTCTTTATAGCGATAACTTCAAGTTAAAATGCATATGATAACaactaagtttaaaaaaaaacaatttgtttctcaaatattttcagTCGTTTCATCTGGTATGAAGAGCAATTTTGCAACAGTCGAGGTTGAAGTGGTCGATTGCCCCAACCTTACTGAGGGACCATTCCACCTGGCTGGACGAGGTAACAAAAAGATCTCACACCAAACACCATCAAATGTTAATCTCTTAATGTGTTGCCAATTCTAGGACTCGGCGGCAGTCCCACTTTGGTGGAACTGGGAGGACCACCCTATTTGCTTCCCACCGTAGACTACACCAAACTTTACGATTTGGTTGAGGTTTGCCAAAAAGCTATCAATTCGACCAAGAAAGAGTTCGTGGCCATTGGAGCGGGAGCTGGTCCGTATCCGCTGGTGGACTCCAACTGCGAGGGCATGTACAATCTGAGGGTCGGAGCCAACGGACACGTGGTCAGCGAAAGCCATCTGGCCCAGATCACACCGGATCGCAAGAAGGCGCTGCTCAAGAAAATCCCTAGCTCCGAAACTCGCTGTGCCCTTTTGGGGAATATCTTTGTCTCCGAAGGCGCTCCAGGAAAAGTTCTACGAGTCCACTGCAAAAAGCGAACCGGTGATCTAGACTTCATCGCCAGCATTCGGACGACTTTAGAACGATTCTACGGCGAGAGAACCGTAGGCTTGGGTGGTGTTTTCCTCCTGAAACAAGGCAAAGCCAGGCAACACGTTATGTCACCGTTCTCGGAAACGCCCCTCAACAGTGAGCATGAACTGAACGAGTGGCTTAACTTTTTCAACATGTCCGCCCCGTTGATCGCCGTCGGAACCCTCGTCACCAATGAGTATGATCTAGATTTACGGCTGCAGCACTTCCACAGCTTCTCCAAACACGGCGAGGGCGGCCATTATCATATCGATACAACACCGGATATCGTCGAGTACGAGGGTTACTTCAACGTTGGAGAAAAAATTGTACGAGTAGATAAGCCGCTTATCACGCATAAATACGGACGAGACtgagagaagtttttttttattgttaatcaattacggaaaaaataaacaaaaaaaaacttgttcgaCAAGCTGCTGGTGGTTAACCTATTTGATCCCTTCCGAGCATTCAATCATCTTCTCTTGAGGTCATCGCGGCAATTATATGGGCGAACGCAGCGGTTTTTGGTAAGCTGCGCTGATAACGGAAAACAAGTGTTGAGGGTTTTGTTCGTTGATTGACAAATTGAATTTTGCGGTAGGCTCTCTATGGGAgatttgtgttaattttttttgtaaattttttatgtttatgttattatttttaaatcagcaTCGTAtcagattttaaatcaatttattatattttattggaATTTGATTACAGATTATACCTAGCTCTTCTAAATTTAGTTTGCATGTGATTTTCCCACGCTTGTTTTTTGGTTATAAACGATGCCTGCTTCGAACTTCCTATGACTTTGTTTGTGTTCACTGCCtaattgaagataaaaaattgcCTTCGAAATTGCTGAGAAGTTATAATCATGTCATGATGTtacatgtgtttttatttgGATGGATTTTTTCTAAAGAAGTGAAAGAGCTTTTTGTTTCATTTCCTACGGCTAAAGTAGACGAATGGTGCAaatctttcataatttttgacgcGTGTAATGAGGttcttttaaagattttattctttttttaaatcaggtaTGATTGAGACTTTAAAAGAAACTGTTCTATCAAACTTTTAAACTCTAAAACATATTTGTATAAACTTGTCTTAAAATTCTTCTTTAAATCTATACGACTCATTCCAGCGTGActtcacaacgtttgcaaaacaatttcttggtatatttttgtatattttacagttcatatcgcttattgaaaaaaattatacccctaagttcagaatttaattcgtaacaatttgaaattaaacgtatttttattgaacaaaatataagcaaaaaaaatcgtgacgtcacaacgcgcctctttttccacttttcagtttttttttttaaaccgcatttttctgctctccaattcaagcaaattttatgaaaatttcagaaaagtatcgtttcattacaaccaacaaatcgctgtttttggtttttttcaaatttggattgatatttattttagagcgattcagtttcgtgacatcacaacgcgccattttttCAAGCAgcgttttgcaaagcgttgtgacgtcacgaaattatATGGTCAGctaccaaggaatatttaaataaagtagtgtcgagagccatattggattttttttttgtgacgtcacaaaaacgaatgtatcgaaaatttatatgcgaatggtagaaatttcaaagaaaaacatgttttagaacgaaaatgaattccaatttcattttg
This sequence is a window from Uranotaenia lowii strain MFRU-FL chromosome 3, ASM2978415v1, whole genome shotgun sequence. Protein-coding genes within it:
- the LOC129752096 gene encoding ester hydrolase C11orf54 homolog; this encodes MHMITTKFKKKQFVSQIFSVVSSGMKSNFATVEVEVVDCPNLTEGPFHLAGRGLGGSPTLVELGGPPYLLPTVDYTKLYDLVEVCQKAINSTKKEFVAIGAGAGPYPLVDSNCEGMYNLRVGANGHVVSESHLAQITPDRKKALLKKIPSSETRCALLGNIFVSEGAPGKVLRVHCKKRTGDLDFIASIRTTLERFYGERTVGLGGVFLLKQGKARQHVMSPFSETPLNSEHELNEWLNFFNMSAPLIAVGTLVTNEYDLDLRLQHFHSFSKHGEGGHYHIDTTPDIVEYEGYFNVGEKIVRVDKPLITHKYGRD